A region of the Ferviditalea candida genome:
AAGCCGTTACCAATGCTGTCATCCATGGATATGAGAATCAACCGGACGGCGTTGTGACCATTGAAGCGTGCATCGAAGAGGACCAGGTGCGCATTACCGTTGAAGACAACGGACAGGGGATCGAGGATATCGATCTGGCCAAGCAGCCCCTCTATACTTCAAAGCCTGAGCTCGAACGCTCGGGGATGGGGTTTACCATCATCGAGAATTTCATGGATGAGGTTGAAGTCGTTTCCGAACCGGGAAAAGGAACCAAGTTAATGATGGTCAAGCGGATCAAATCAAAAAAAGCATTATTTAATTAGGGGATGAGCCATGGATGTGGATCTGAAACATGCCTCTCACAGTTACTTGGATGATGATGAGGTCAAAAGGTTGATCGCTCTCAGCCAGTCGGGGGATCATGTCGCCAGGGACACCTTGGTCAACTGCAACATTCGGCTGGTATGGTCCGTCGTACAGCGTTTTTTGAACCGGGGCTACGAACCGGAAGATTTGTTTCAAATCGGCTGCATCGGTTTGCTGAAGTCCGTTGATAAATTCGACCTGTCCTATGATGTCAAATTCTCAACCTATGCCGTCCCCATGATTATCGGGGAAATCCAGCGATTCTTAAGGGATGACGGTACGATTAAGGTCAGCCGCTCGCTTAAAGAAATGGCCAACCGTGTTCGTAAGACGAAGGATGAGCTATCCAAAAAGCTCGGCCGCTTACCGACAATCAAAGAAGTTGCGGATGAGCTGCAAGTTTCGCCGGAGGAAATCGTGTTTGCTCAGGAAGCGAATAAGCCGCCATCCTCAATCCATGAAACGGTTTTTGAGAATGACGGCGATCCGATTACGCTGATCGATCAAATTGCCGATGATTCTCAGGAAAAATGGTTTGACAAGCTGGCGCTTCACGAGGCGATCGGTTCCTTAAGCGAACGCGAGAAGCTGATCGTCTATCTGCGGTATTTCCGTGACCAAACGCAATCGGAGGTGGCCAACAGGCTCGGCATTTCACAGGTTCAGGTTTCCCGGCTGGAAAAGAAAATTTTGCAATCCATTAAAGACCAGATAGCGCAATGACTATCCGGTCCTTTTTTTTTGCATAATAACCTTATCAGGAACTTGCCGGGAGTGATGTGAGATGCAGGAAAATCCCGCCCCGACCCTTTATCTTCGTTTGCGAAAAAAAATGAAAACCGGACAGGGCCAAGAGATTACGCTGGGGCAGGTTGCTCAGCTTATCGCAGATCCGGAATACGAGCAGGACTTGAGAGCGATGCAAATATATCGGCCCTCGGCCCGGGACGGCAATCTCGTTTTGATCGATATGATGATGATCGTCGCCAAGGTCAAGGAACGCTTTCCGTTCATGTCCATCGAGCATTTCGGAGAACCTCACGTGCTCGTTGAAATTGCCGGGAGCCGCATGCGGCGACCTTCATATGTTCTGCTTTTTTTCACATGGCTGCTTTTGTTCATCGGTTCCGGCTTGGCCATCATGAATTTCCATGCGGATGTCGATATGGCGGTAGCGCACCGGAGAATTTACGAACTGGTTACCGGACATAGGGTCAAGCATCCCTACCTTTTGCAGATTCCGTATTCATTCGGCATAGGCGCTGGGATGATCTTGTTTTTTAACCACTTGTTCAAGAAAAAAATCAATGAAGAGCCCAGCCCGTTGGATGTGGAAATTTTCACGTATCAGGAAAGCGTCCATCGCTATGTGATTACCGAAGAATACGGCAAACTGAATTCGCCGGAGAGGGATTCGTCTTGAGCGGTTTATTGCCCGGAGGAGCGGTCGTGATCATCGGCTTGGCCTGGGGGGTGGCCGTGGGCAGCGGATTGGTGGCGTTTTTGGCTGTTTTGGGAGTGATTCCGAGATTGGCGCAGATTACGCGTTCAACCATGAACGTCCGCATGTATGAAGCTGCCGTTATTGTCGGCGCGGTTTTTTGGACCGTCGTTGACTTGTTTGATATCAGGTTTGCGTTTTCCCCTGTGGGCACCGCATTGATCGGTCTGCTTGCCGGAGTTTTTGTGGGCATGCTGGCCGCCGCGCTGACGGAAGTGCTGAATGTGCTCCCCATTATGGCCAAACGGCTGCATATCGATGATTATGTCATCTGGCTGGTAATGGCGATGGTGATCGGCAAAGTTCTTGGCTCTTTGTTTGACTGGCTGGTGTTTCACAGCCTGATCTTGAGTGTAGGAGTGAGATCATGACGACCGACGTGCTGGACAAACCGGAAACGCAAGCAAAAGACGAAAAGCAGGGGGGCGATCCGTCCAAAGGTTCAGGAACCGCCAAGGACCGGAAGGAAACGCTCAGCAAAGAGGAATTGAAGCTGAAAAATACGGATGAAATATCCGGACGACTAAACAAGGATAAAAAGGTTCTGGAAGAAAAGGTCGGGGCCGAAACATCGTTTGACGTCATCTTGCGGGAAATGGTGTTTGGAACAAAACACTGTCTATTCTTTTATTTGAACGGGTTCGTCAAGGACGATGTGATGACGGAAATCATGAAGAGAATGAGTTATTTAAAAAGAGAGGAACTGGTGCCGAATACGCTCAAGCATTTCATTGAAGAATATATCCCGCACGTACAGGTGGAAACCGTCGACAACATGAATGATGTGGTAGACAAGGTATTGAAAGGCTCCAGCGCGCTGTTCGTCGAAAAAGAAACAAAGGCGATCATCATTGATGTGAAAACATATCCGGTTCGCTCTATCGACGAACCCGATTTGGAAAAAGTGGTCAGAGGCTCCAGGGACGGTTTTGTGGAAACGCTTCTGACCAATGTAACGCTCGTCCGGAGAAGAATTCGCGACCCGCGGTTGAAGCTGGAAGCC
Encoded here:
- the spoIIAB gene encoding anti-sigma F factor; this encodes MNCQNFMTLSFASRSENESFARVAVAAFVSQLDPTLEELTDIKTVVSEAVTNAVIHGYENQPDGVVTIEACIEEDQVRITVEDNGQGIEDIDLAKQPLYTSKPELERSGMGFTIIENFMDEVEVVSEPGKGTKLMMVKRIKSKKALFN
- the sigF gene encoding RNA polymerase sporulation sigma factor SigF translates to MDVDLKHASHSYLDDDEVKRLIALSQSGDHVARDTLVNCNIRLVWSVVQRFLNRGYEPEDLFQIGCIGLLKSVDKFDLSYDVKFSTYAVPMIIGEIQRFLRDDGTIKVSRSLKEMANRVRKTKDELSKKLGRLPTIKEVADELQVSPEEIVFAQEANKPPSSIHETVFENDGDPITLIDQIADDSQEKWFDKLALHEAIGSLSEREKLIVYLRYFRDQTQSEVANRLGISQVQVSRLEKKILQSIKDQIAQ
- a CDS encoding stage V sporulation protein AA produces the protein MQENPAPTLYLRLRKKMKTGQGQEITLGQVAQLIADPEYEQDLRAMQIYRPSARDGNLVLIDMMMIVAKVKERFPFMSIEHFGEPHVLVEIAGSRMRRPSYVLLFFTWLLLFIGSGLAIMNFHADVDMAVAHRRIYELVTGHRVKHPYLLQIPYSFGIGAGMILFFNHLFKKKINEEPSPLDVEIFTYQESVHRYVITEEYGKLNSPERDSS
- a CDS encoding stage V sporulation protein AB translates to MSGLLPGGAVVIIGLAWGVAVGSGLVAFLAVLGVIPRLAQITRSTMNVRMYEAAVIVGAVFWTVVDLFDIRFAFSPVGTALIGLLAGVFVGMLAAALTEVLNVLPIMAKRLHIDDYVIWLVMAMVIGKVLGSLFDWLVFHSLILSVGVRS